One Delphinus delphis chromosome 3, mDelDel1.2, whole genome shotgun sequence genomic region harbors:
- the LOC138414039 gene encoding uncharacterized protein, with amino-acid sequence MYRQALVAGLHGAARRPTNLAKVREVTQGPQESPTVFLERLMEAFRRFTPYDPTSEGHRATIAMAFIDQAAPDIKKKLQRLDGLQGFSLQELVKEADKVYNKRETEEEKEERKQKEQEAREIRRDKRQERNLSKILATVVGGRNIGDRSRQEGRTADRRQPLDKDQCAYCKEKGHWARECPKKKNGGRPTKNKILTLKEDD; translated from the coding sequence atgtatcgccaggctctggtggcgggtctccatggagcggccagacggcccactaatttggctaaggtaagggaagtaactcaggggccccaggaatcgccaactgtgttcctggaacgtttaatggaagcctttagacgctttaccccttatgatccaacttcggagggacatagggctactatagcgatggctttcatagatcaagcggcccctgatattaagaagaaattacaaaggctagatggcttgcagggattttcgcttcaggagttagtaaaagaggcagataaagtatataacaaaagagaaacagaggaagagaaggaagaaagaaagcagaaagagcaggaagcccgtgaaataagacgggataagagacaggagaggaatttaagtaagatactggccactgtggttggaggaagaaatataggggatagaagtaggcaggaagggcgaacggcagacagaaggcagccattagacaaggaccaatgtgcctactgtaaagaaaaaggacattgggcgagagaatgccctaagaaaaagaatggaggaaggccaaccaaaaacaaaatcttaacattgaaagaagacgactag